The Mustela erminea isolate mMusErm1 chromosome 10, mMusErm1.Pri, whole genome shotgun sequence genomic sequence GCTTTTAGTCCCCCGCCTCCAAGACACCCCACCAGAAGTCTCTCTCCTCCAGCAAGGCCTCCAAGATGGGTCAAGCACCCTGGTCCAGTCGGGTtaccctgccccaccctcctcaCCCCCTTACCTCCAAGCCCCCAATTCCAGCTGCCACACCACCCACAGTGGCAGCGTTGGTCCGGATGTCATACAGAAGCTGGCTGAAACAAcccttgggggagaggggagagtcaGCCGCTGCACCCCTCCCTCATTCAGCACTTTGCGGCCATTAAAGCAGCCCCCAACCTTCCATACCACACCTGTACAGTCTTGTCCTTAGCCTTCTCCTCGGTGCAGGGTTCTACAGCGGTGCCATTTCCGTTGTCGGCACAGCAGTACGGGGGAAAGGTATGGTTCTTCATGAAGTAGGGAGAGCCCTCAAAATCTGTGTAGTTGTTGAAGCCACAGCACTTGAGCTGAAGAGGACGAGGGAAGGATGGTCAGCGGGGCCTTgcctctttctccccaccccaaaatgtCCCCCAGCCCACCTTACCCCTTCCATGGTGGTGTTCCACACTTGGGTGAAGTCCTTCTGGGAACCGTAGTCTTGCTTGATGGCGGGCACTACCAGCAACGTCAGGAAGTGTTCAGCCTGGATGGGGCAGGCCGGTGCTCAGGGCCCTGGGGGCCACAGCCCACTTGCAGGGCTCTTCCCCATCTTTCCCCCTTGCCCCGTCCCCTGCTCCTCACCATGGTGGTGTACACCAGGGCGACCACAGCAGCTGCCACCTCCGCgatgaagatgaggaggaggatcAGGAAGAACTGAATGGGGACCAGAGGTCTGAGTTTAGAAAGAGGCGGTCCCTTGTGCCTTACCTATTGCAACCCACCACCCAGTATGGCAAGGCAGCGGCTCCCTCTGCCGAGGGCCCTGGAATGCAGAGCATGGCTTGGGGATCTCCAGGGCCTGGATTCAAGGGTGAGGGGACCCTGGATCTTGGTTATGGGCCCGGGGAGCTGGGTTTGACACACCATCATGAGGGCACACTTGTTCTCAGTCTGAGCACCGTAGCAGCCCAGGAAACCGAGAGCGAAGAGCACAGCACCGGCAGCGATGAGGAAGTAGCCCACGTTGACGAACTGCATGGCACTGGACGACAGCGGCCCGAAGATCTTCAGGAAAGACGCCCCGTCAATCGACACCCAGATGCCCACGGCCAACAGGGCAACACCACATAGctggggacagagaggcaggccttAAAGCAGTGTGGGCAAGCAGTTCCTTACCACTCATTTGAGATAGGAAGATGGAAAACGAGAAATTTCTCCCTTTATTGGCTAAGGAGCCTAAAAACTCATCCTGTAGGGAGGAAAAACATTCTGTAGAGCCAGAAGGATGGGAGCTGGGCCACCCAAAGCCAGCACCAGGCTGCACACCAATGTAGATATAAATGGAATCGGGGGTTCTAGAAATATCCACAGAATGGGGGAGGGCAAGGCAAGACTTTCCTTCACTGCTGTCAGGGTACTGCTGCATAGCTAGGAGTGAAAACAAGTGGGTGAGGCcagctggggggtgagggaggggcccTACCCCATTTCCTTGCTGAGCTGACTGCCTCTGTCCTGGGACAGGTGAAACAGTGGGATGGAAGCCACAACAGGCTCAACAGTCACCATAGTAACAGAGGCGGGGCTGAGGTTTACACCTGCTTCCAACCCTGGAGAGGGACTCGGTGAGAAGGGACACCTACCTTGGGGCTCTCCAGGATCAAACTCCAGGCCTGCCCTTCATCTAACCTAGACCTCTCCTTGCCTCACAGGGAAAACTGAGGCATGAGGGATGGAGTGCCACTGGGGGCTGCTCTCAGAGGCTCTCTGGCTCAACCCCAAACCTCATGGAATCCAGAGGCCCAGATCGGGGGAGGTACTGTCCAGATGCCATAGCTTTTAGAGAAAAGCCTCACTGATCCAGGCACCAGTGGATAAATCAGTCTGATTCCACCTAGCTGTCCAGTCCCCAGGTGTAGAAACTGAGGCTAGAACCAGGAATGAGATGCCAGattgtggctggatcccaggcatGTTTGCCCAAGGATAGGGGGCTGGGCTCCCAGCCTACAGGGTCAAATTTCAAGGAGCCTGAGACTTGCCCTGCCTTGCCCAGCCTGGCAAGGCCTGAACAACAGAGGCCAGAAACCAAACCGGATTTGCCTTTAACCCCCTCGGGCCTCTCCATATTGCTGGGATACCCCTGCCTTCTCCAGATACATGGGCAAAGCCTACTTCCCTGAAGCCAAAAGAGGCCCAAGGCATGCACCATATTGGAGTCTGAGAGGTAACACACCCA encodes the following:
- the TSPAN1 gene encoding tetraspanin-1 isoform X1, giving the protein MQCFSFLKTMMILFNFLIFLCGVALLAVGIWVSIDGASFLKIFGPLSSSAMQFVNVGYFLIAAGAVLFALGFLGCYGAQTENKCALMMFFLILLLIFIAEVAAAVVALVYTTMAEHFLTLLVVPAIKQDYGSQKDFTQVWNTTMEGLKCCGFNNYTDFEGSPYFMKNHTFPPYCCADNGNGTAVEPCTEEKAKDKTVQGCFSQLLYDIRTNAATVGGVAAGIGGLELAAMIVSMYLYCNLK
- the TSPAN1 gene encoding tetraspanin-1 isoform X2 — protein: MQCFSFLKTMMILFNFLIFLCGVALLAVGIWVSIDGASFLKIFGPLSSSAMQFVNVGYFLIAAGAVLFALGFLGCYGAQTENKCALMMAEHFLTLLVVPAIKQDYGSQKDFTQVWNTTMEGLKCCGFNNYTDFEGSPYFMKNHTFPPYCCADNGNGTAVEPCTEEKAKDKTVQGCFSQLLYDIRTNAATVGGVAAGIGGLELAAMIVSMYLYCNLK